The following are encoded together in the uncultured Sphaerochaeta sp. genome:
- a CDS encoding sensor domain-containing diguanylate cyclase has protein sequence MLDSIRVIMVLEATGSKELLANYLKSQIEHVTHVDTMVDALSTVKRQRFDVAILSNDLEDYYSIENMIKILKDIGSIDDIILVSEKEFPPDSPTISLENPMEAHVRILRELEKCSLHTGAKPLRKRATNGGSLASTSLFDSVPSGLYRIKPTGEFVELNQTLANIFKAPSIEVMESDNYFSMFVDQEELKTWQEIIERDENIHGLVFEVERYDGQTIWIRDTVRTVYNEDEEVCFYDGSAEDISAQKRLEDKLAFLATQDILTGLPNRNFFHDQAKLTVSQARYSDDLVAFLVIDIDHFTTINENHGFKMGDKVLQIVASRVKEQLRKSDLVSRLGSDKFIVLLNGIRMRRDALAVAKKIQTAFATPFELPNTTIEVSASLGISLYPEHGDDINTLIKRAEIATYAVKDRERGGYMIYSDILYNDEKPSQDGV, from the coding sequence ATGCTTGACTCAATTCGTGTAATTATGGTTCTGGAAGCTACAGGCTCCAAGGAATTATTGGCAAATTACCTCAAGAGTCAAATTGAACATGTGACCCATGTCGATACCATGGTGGATGCACTATCCACCGTCAAGCGGCAACGCTTTGATGTAGCCATCCTCTCCAACGACCTAGAAGATTATTACTCCATCGAGAATATGATCAAAATTCTCAAGGATATCGGTTCAATCGATGACATCATTTTGGTCAGTGAGAAGGAATTTCCTCCCGATTCTCCTACAATCTCCCTGGAAAACCCAATGGAAGCCCATGTACGCATTCTCCGTGAGTTGGAGAAATGCTCGTTGCATACTGGAGCGAAACCACTACGGAAGCGTGCAACTAATGGAGGAAGTCTTGCAAGCACTTCACTGTTTGACAGTGTACCTTCCGGACTGTATCGCATCAAACCAACTGGTGAGTTTGTCGAACTCAACCAGACTCTGGCCAATATTTTCAAGGCCCCAAGCATTGAAGTCATGGAATCTGACAACTACTTTTCCATGTTTGTAGATCAGGAAGAGTTGAAAACTTGGCAGGAGATCATAGAGCGGGATGAGAACATCCACGGCTTGGTCTTTGAAGTTGAGCGATATGACGGGCAGACCATCTGGATCCGGGACACCGTTCGCACGGTATACAATGAAGATGAAGAAGTGTGTTTCTATGATGGCTCAGCTGAGGATATCTCAGCACAGAAACGATTAGAGGATAAGCTGGCATTCTTGGCAACCCAAGATATCCTTACCGGCCTTCCCAACCGAAATTTCTTCCATGATCAAGCGAAGTTAACCGTCAGCCAAGCCCGTTACTCCGATGATTTAGTTGCCTTTCTGGTCATCGATATTGATCATTTCACGACAATCAATGAGAATCACGGGTTCAAGATGGGTGACAAGGTTCTCCAGATTGTAGCCTCCCGTGTGAAAGAACAGCTGAGAAAAAGCGATTTGGTCAGCCGCCTGGGAAGCGATAAGTTTATCGTGTTGCTCAATGGTATCCGTATGAGAAGAGATGCCTTGGCGGTTGCAAAAAAGATCCAGACGGCCTTTGCCACTCCCTTTGAGTTACCAAATACCACCATTGAAGTATCGGCAAGCTTGGGCATCAGTCTCTATCCGGAACATGGTGATGACATCAATACGCTTATCAAACGAGCAGAGATTGCTACTTATGCAGTCAAGGACCGGGAACGTGGAGGATATATGATCTATTCAGATATACTTTACAACGATGAAAAACCGTCCCAGGATGGGGTCTAG
- a CDS encoding glycosyltransferase family 4 protein: METPMHIIHVPRRFVLNEWGGTETFITEVSTRLLARGLPTEILTTKALNTKKLEVFRGIPIRRCSYFYPYLGLSREDVLQLDRKAGNLFSWSLLARLLIKKRPPAILHLHTGKRLGGIVRLSAKIRHIPYIVSLHGGYFAVPSSERKTWTDPTKHAIEWGKALGLLVGSRRVLDDAAAILCVGWEEYEVMHEQYPNKQVHYFPNGVDLDRFANGRGKEFRQTYGIAEDAFLLLTVARVDEQKNQLALVTQLPHILQKVPKAHVLMIGPPTNPAYRSKVVKQVEELELQEHVTLLDGFSYGDSLLVDAYHSADCFVLPSLHEPFGMVVLEAWASGLAVVASHVGGLKRLVEDGYNGLAMDGQAEANGPNSLASCVIRLAESEELRNKLASNGLQTAKEHYGWDHITDELISLYRSVYADTLR; encoded by the coding sequence ATGGAAACCCCTATGCATATCATCCACGTCCCCAGGCGCTTTGTTCTGAATGAATGGGGAGGTACAGAAACCTTCATCACCGAGGTATCCACCCGTTTATTGGCACGTGGTTTGCCTACAGAGATTTTAACCACCAAGGCACTGAATACCAAGAAGCTCGAAGTATTCAGAGGAATACCTATTAGACGCTGTTCTTATTTCTATCCATATCTTGGCTTGAGTCGAGAAGATGTCTTGCAGCTGGATCGCAAGGCTGGCAACCTTTTCTCTTGGTCTTTACTGGCCAGGCTGCTGATCAAGAAACGCCCACCAGCTATACTTCACCTCCACACAGGAAAAAGACTTGGTGGTATTGTACGTCTTTCTGCGAAAATCAGACATATCCCCTACATTGTTTCCCTTCATGGTGGGTATTTTGCAGTTCCTTCCTCAGAGAGAAAGACTTGGACCGACCCGACCAAGCATGCGATTGAGTGGGGAAAGGCCCTTGGTTTGCTTGTTGGCTCCAGAAGGGTGTTGGATGATGCCGCTGCCATTCTCTGTGTCGGATGGGAAGAGTATGAGGTAATGCATGAGCAGTACCCGAATAAACAGGTTCACTATTTTCCCAATGGTGTCGACCTCGATCGTTTTGCAAATGGGAGGGGCAAGGAGTTCAGACAAACGTATGGGATTGCTGAGGACGCTTTCCTCCTCTTGACCGTAGCCCGGGTAGATGAGCAGAAGAACCAGCTTGCCCTGGTTACGCAACTTCCACACATACTGCAGAAAGTACCAAAGGCCCATGTACTGATGATCGGGCCCCCTACCAATCCTGCGTATCGATCCAAGGTAGTGAAGCAGGTCGAAGAACTGGAGCTTCAGGAGCACGTGACACTGCTTGATGGATTCTCTTATGGAGACTCCCTCTTGGTGGATGCCTACCACAGTGCAGACTGTTTTGTACTGCCTTCATTGCATGAGCCATTTGGCATGGTTGTATTGGAAGCCTGGGCAAGTGGACTTGCTGTGGTTGCAAGTCATGTTGGAGGGCTCAAACGTTTGGTGGAGGATGGGTATAACGGTCTAGCAATGGACGGACAAGCCGAAGCCAACGGGCCAAACAGCCTTGCCAGCTGTGTGATCAGGCTCGCTGAGTCAGAGGAACTACGGAATAAATTAGCTTCCAATGGACTGCAAACCGCCAAAGAGCATTATGGGTGGGATCATATCACTGATGAGTTGATTTCTCTCTACAGGAGTGTGTATGCAGATACTCTTCGTTAA
- a CDS encoding glycosyltransferase family 4 protein — protein sequence MQILFVNTTFGYVGGVEQHIILACDGLRLRGYSCSIAYLYASGRATSEFASHFNASYSLQTFTWKEVLDRDRPDCIYIHKWDSILPILSAVGGRIPLMRMFHDHDIYCPRRHKYLSFSRKICTYKAGLACYLDLAFLERKQGKIAYAPILPKLRELARNRTLDCVVVGSSYMRKELLRNGFSSDSIKVIPPSVSDFEKSPVPLTDNGGILYVGQLVRGKGVDTLLRAFALIHSALTLTIVGAGNDEEFLHSLSVELGLSQRVQFLGWVDHNQLGELYDEAGMVVVPSRWPEPFGMVGLEALLRQRPVIASEVGGIPDWLEDGETGLLFPVNDEAALARAIDRLAEDLDLARELGRRGREYVLRQFSFETFITNLVDLIQERITQCS from the coding sequence ATGCAGATACTCTTCGTTAACACAACCTTCGGCTATGTCGGAGGTGTTGAGCAACATATCATCCTGGCCTGTGATGGACTTCGTCTGAGAGGCTATAGTTGCAGCATTGCATACCTGTATGCTTCAGGCAGGGCGACCAGCGAGTTCGCCAGCCACTTCAATGCCTCCTACTCCTTGCAGACCTTTACCTGGAAGGAGGTGCTTGATAGGGACCGACCTGACTGTATCTACATCCATAAGTGGGACTCCATCCTACCAATCCTTTCGGCCGTAGGGGGGAGGATTCCTCTCATGCGTATGTTTCATGACCATGATATCTACTGCCCGAGGCGGCATAAATATCTTTCCTTCTCCAGAAAGATCTGTACATATAAAGCAGGACTTGCTTGTTATCTTGACCTTGCGTTTCTTGAGCGAAAACAGGGAAAGATAGCCTATGCCCCCATTCTTCCAAAGCTACGTGAATTAGCACGCAATCGAACATTGGATTGTGTGGTGGTAGGGAGCTCCTATATGCGCAAGGAGCTTTTACGAAATGGGTTTTCTTCTGACTCCATCAAGGTGATTCCTCCCTCTGTAAGTGATTTTGAGAAATCTCCAGTACCCCTTACTGATAATGGGGGTATTCTTTATGTAGGACAACTGGTACGAGGTAAGGGCGTGGACACATTATTGAGAGCCTTTGCCTTGATTCATAGTGCGCTTACACTTACCATTGTGGGTGCTGGTAATGATGAGGAGTTCCTTCATTCTCTCTCCGTTGAGCTGGGTCTTTCCCAACGTGTACAGTTCCTGGGTTGGGTGGATCATAACCAGCTTGGAGAGCTGTATGATGAGGCGGGGATGGTTGTTGTTCCCTCCAGATGGCCTGAGCCGTTTGGTATGGTTGGATTGGAAGCCCTGTTGCGCCAACGTCCTGTAATAGCTTCAGAGGTTGGGGGAATCCCCGATTGGTTGGAAGATGGAGAGACAGGCCTGCTTTTCCCTGTGAATGATGAGGCAGCTCTTGCTCGTGCAATAGATAGGCTTGCAGAAGATCTTGATCTCGCCAGAGAATTGGGCAGGAGAGGAAGAGAGTACGTGCTTAGGCAGTTTTCCTTCGAGACATTCATAACAAATCTTGTAGACCTTATACAGGAGAGGATTACACAATGTTCATAG
- a CDS encoding glycosyltransferase family 1 protein translates to MFIGIPTFGTDHGKSGIGSYLRELLVRFDALQEDSGYTFELIGPKEDADFYLKGLLHIRWFSVEDADRNPIHNFFWNQMKFPSLVRQRGYDLVFFPAANRRLSGRLNCPTVGTVHDLAVLHIKEKYDFIHSFFNRKMLPHLIRRLDHVLTVSEFSKHDITHFVAVQDEKITVTHLAADQSRFKPPTDLLAVRDDIAKRFGFDQPYLLYISRLEHPGKNHVNLIKAFSLARDTMEKPFLLVLPGPDKERAEEIHEEAARSAYAQDIRFPGFVDWADIPLLYQGASLFVLPSRFEGFGLPVLEAMASATPVVTSDAASLVEIGGPQTPRFHPDDYQGLAALLVDLLQDKQRQESLVKENLAWAAAFSWERTTEQTLQSFQTTYSTYERRQ, encoded by the coding sequence ATGTTCATAGGTATTCCAACATTTGGAACTGACCATGGAAAATCAGGAATTGGTAGCTATCTACGTGAGCTCCTTGTGCGCTTTGATGCCTTACAAGAGGATAGTGGATACACTTTTGAATTGATTGGGCCTAAAGAGGACGCTGATTTCTATCTTAAAGGGTTATTACATATTAGATGGTTCTCTGTGGAAGATGCCGATAGGAATCCCATTCATAACTTTTTCTGGAATCAGATGAAGTTCCCCTCCTTGGTGCGTCAACGTGGGTATGATCTTGTTTTCTTTCCTGCTGCAAACCGCCGCCTCAGTGGTCGGCTCAACTGCCCGACTGTGGGGACCGTACACGACCTTGCGGTATTGCACATCAAGGAGAAGTACGATTTTATCCATTCCTTTTTCAATCGCAAGATGCTTCCTCACCTGATTAGGCGTCTTGACCATGTCCTGACCGTGAGTGAGTTCTCCAAGCATGACATCACGCATTTTGTAGCCGTGCAGGATGAAAAGATTACCGTAACCCACCTCGCTGCAGACCAGAGTAGGTTCAAGCCCCCTACAGATTTGCTGGCTGTACGAGATGATATTGCAAAGCGATTTGGCTTTGACCAGCCATATCTTCTTTATATCTCCCGGCTCGAGCATCCAGGAAAGAATCATGTCAACCTGATCAAGGCCTTCTCCTTGGCAAGGGATACCATGGAAAAACCTTTCTTGTTGGTGCTGCCAGGTCCTGACAAGGAACGGGCCGAAGAGATACACGAAGAAGCGGCACGTTCAGCGTATGCCCAAGATATCCGTTTCCCAGGCTTTGTCGATTGGGCTGATATTCCTCTATTGTATCAAGGTGCCTCCTTATTTGTCCTTCCTTCCCGATTTGAAGGATTTGGCCTTCCCGTCCTGGAGGCAATGGCTTCGGCAACCCCTGTGGTGACCAGCGATGCCGCATCATTGGTCGAGATTGGTGGACCACAAACCCCACGCTTCCATCCTGATGATTACCAAGGTCTGGCAGCCCTTCTGGTGGACTTGCTCCAAGACAAGCAGAGACAGGAGTCCCTGGTTAAGGAGAATCTTGCCTGGGCAGCTGCCTTTTCTTGGGAGCGAACAACAGAACAAACCCTCCAGTCATTTCAAACCACGTATTCTACCTATGAGAGGAGGCAATGA
- a CDS encoding exopolysaccharide biosynthesis polyprenyl glycosylphosphotransferase translates to MPFVILVDSPILERCSQFAEKLAEQLGEAKLIDISSSPQDMLPVSIEDEEVHFLLLYAENALIVEQWRSKVDLKIYLDVSKVDITVSVFGALQERRGGVKSLSQEVQEILKEKTGEGKPSGELSCNLADITIEAEEILDEAAVFVAGYITRIDPKTSRAFLDASKRRARLDQMIRQYQHATMTSQKAKIKRQLWLFLVKATLVFKRLMDIVLALTALVLLSPLFLIVAFLIKVNDRGPVFYVQKRVGLHGEEFPFPKFRSMVLNADALKDTLLQQADRAGDITFKMKKDPRVTPIGRFIRRFSIDELPQLWCVLIGDMSIVGPRPPVPREVALYTQEDRRRLEVKPGLTGIWQVSGRSEIGFKQQVELDVLYIESHGFWLDLKLILKTIPAVLTGKGAY, encoded by the coding sequence ATGCCGTTTGTTATCCTTGTGGATAGTCCTATCCTAGAGCGTTGCTCACAGTTTGCTGAAAAACTTGCTGAACAGCTTGGAGAAGCCAAGCTGATTGATATTTCTTCTTCTCCACAGGATATGTTGCCAGTGTCGATCGAGGATGAAGAAGTCCATTTTCTCCTTCTCTATGCAGAAAATGCCCTTATCGTGGAGCAATGGAGAAGCAAGGTTGATCTGAAGATTTATCTTGATGTATCGAAAGTGGATATTACTGTTTCAGTTTTTGGGGCACTGCAAGAGAGAAGGGGAGGAGTTAAATCACTCTCCCAAGAGGTACAGGAGATTCTCAAGGAGAAGACTGGAGAGGGTAAGCCGTCGGGGGAGTTGTCTTGTAATTTGGCCGATATTACCATTGAAGCCGAAGAGATACTGGATGAGGCTGCTGTTTTTGTTGCAGGTTATATTACCCGTATCGATCCGAAGACCAGCAGAGCGTTCCTTGACGCTTCCAAGAGACGGGCACGACTTGACCAGATGATTCGCCAATACCAGCATGCAACGATGACAAGCCAAAAGGCAAAGATTAAACGACAACTGTGGTTGTTCTTGGTAAAAGCAACACTTGTATTCAAACGTTTGATGGATATTGTTCTTGCCCTCACTGCATTGGTGTTGCTCTCCCCCTTATTTCTTATCGTTGCTTTCTTGATCAAGGTAAACGATCGGGGACCGGTGTTCTACGTACAGAAGCGGGTTGGTTTGCATGGAGAGGAATTTCCATTCCCAAAGTTTCGTTCCATGGTACTGAACGCCGATGCCTTGAAGGACACCCTGTTGCAACAGGCTGATCGTGCAGGGGATATTACGTTCAAGATGAAAAAAGATCCAAGGGTTACCCCCATTGGACGGTTCATCCGGCGATTCAGTATTGATGAGCTGCCTCAGCTGTGGTGTGTGCTGATCGGGGACATGTCTATCGTAGGGCCTCGTCCCCCTGTTCCCAGGGAGGTGGCCCTCTATACCCAGGAAGACAGACGGAGGCTTGAGGTGAAGCCTGGTCTGACAGGAATATGGCAGGTAAGTGGACGTTCTGAGATAGGATTCAAGCAGCAAGTAGAATTGGATGTACTCTATATAGAGAGCCACGGGTTCTGGTTGGATCTGAAGTTGATACTCAAGACAATACCAGCGGTATTGACCGGAAAAGGGGCGTACTAA
- a CDS encoding WecB/TagA/CpsF family glycosyltransferase, which translates to MSKDLELLGLNIANITKEEALDRIDAITEGLHTMHFVNAHCINVAAKDAEYHTILGKADALFADGSGIRLAGSTLGCPIVDNVNGTDLFPLLCSRFANTGKRIFLLGSAPGVTEKAARWAEEYTGSSIIAGTYHGYFKPGEEEEAVIEAINVSGADLLLVALGVPRQEKWIDAVQPKLQVPLCMGVGALFDFYSGTVSRAPRWMRKIGMEWVWRLLLEPGRMWRRYVVGNIVFIVRLMMLRIRQEKRSG; encoded by the coding sequence ATGAGCAAAGATCTGGAACTTCTTGGACTGAACATTGCCAACATCACCAAGGAAGAGGCTCTCGATCGCATTGATGCGATAACTGAGGGGTTGCATACCATGCACTTTGTGAATGCCCATTGTATCAACGTGGCTGCCAAGGATGCAGAGTATCATACAATCCTGGGCAAAGCTGATGCTCTTTTTGCAGATGGTTCGGGTATTCGCCTTGCCGGTTCAACTCTTGGATGTCCCATTGTCGATAATGTGAATGGAACTGATCTGTTTCCACTTCTGTGTTCCCGATTTGCCAATACAGGCAAGCGAATATTTCTCTTAGGTTCTGCTCCCGGGGTTACCGAGAAGGCTGCCCGTTGGGCAGAGGAATATACAGGCTCTTCCATCATTGCTGGGACGTATCATGGCTATTTTAAGCCAGGAGAGGAAGAAGAGGCAGTAATCGAGGCAATCAATGTAAGTGGTGCAGATCTCCTGCTTGTTGCATTGGGAGTTCCTCGTCAGGAGAAATGGATAGATGCAGTTCAGCCCAAGCTCCAGGTCCCCCTCTGCATGGGTGTAGGGGCCCTGTTCGACTTCTACTCAGGGACTGTGAGCCGCGCACCACGTTGGATGCGGAAAATTGGTATGGAATGGGTCTGGCGTCTGCTCTTGGAACCCGGTAGAATGTGGCGCAGATATGTAGTTGGAAATATTGTGTTTATCGTCCGCCTCATGATGTTGAGAATCAGGCAAGAAAAAAGGAGTGGATGA
- a CDS encoding glycosyltransferase, producing the protein MSESRAIPVIIRSHNDLSYLKQTLTMVFSQTLDVAVHIFDNDSSDGTLDYLTSQNVTVHHVPAGTYIPGEVLNRAMKEVDQLQPFIVFLNSDCTPVNEFWLEFLLSGFSEGVAAVFGRQVPRPDCKPLFAKDTEDTFGDGERQKAWRHCFSMASSAIRRSVWESIPFRTDITYSEDIDWTWRARQEGWLITYTKDSQVYHSHNYTPSQFYKRHQGEGRAEAQIFTWKAWEKSFLRYSLLPFLRQIKSDYVYAIQKGHPSLMIRSPILRFSQLRGRRKGFLQGLREGESHAE; encoded by the coding sequence ATGTCTGAATCAAGAGCAATCCCAGTAATCATCCGTAGTCATAATGACCTGTCCTACCTAAAACAGACACTTACCATGGTATTTTCCCAGACTCTTGATGTTGCAGTACATATCTTTGACAATGACTCAAGTGATGGTACCCTGGACTATCTGACCTCACAGAATGTAACGGTACATCATGTTCCTGCCGGTACGTATATCCCAGGGGAGGTGCTTAACCGTGCGATGAAGGAAGTTGATCAATTGCAACCTTTTATAGTATTCCTCAACTCCGATTGCACACCTGTGAACGAATTCTGGTTGGAATTTTTGCTCTCAGGATTCAGCGAGGGTGTGGCAGCTGTCTTCGGTAGACAGGTGCCAAGACCTGACTGCAAACCTCTTTTCGCAAAAGATACCGAGGACACGTTTGGAGATGGAGAAAGACAAAAAGCATGGAGACACTGCTTCTCAATGGCCAGCTCCGCAATAAGAAGATCAGTGTGGGAGAGCATACCATTCAGGACAGATATCACCTACTCAGAAGATATTGATTGGACATGGAGAGCAAGACAAGAAGGATGGCTCATCACCTATACAAAAGACTCCCAGGTGTATCATTCCCATAACTACACCCCGTCCCAGTTCTATAAACGTCACCAAGGAGAAGGGAGAGCTGAGGCCCAAATTTTCACCTGGAAGGCATGGGAAAAATCCTTCCTGCGCTACTCCCTGCTCCCATTTCTCCGTCAGATCAAGAGCGACTATGTCTATGCGATACAGAAAGGCCATCCATCTCTTATGATTCGCTCGCCAATACTGAGGTTCTCCCAGTTGCGTGGTCGAAGAAAAGGATTTTTACAAGGACTGAGGGAAGGAGAATCCCATGCAGAATAA
- a CDS encoding alkaline phosphatase family protein: MKKKSVSLCVFIDAFGWDLMKTHPFLDDVLAHKQPLDTIFGYSSTCDPTILTGLLPRDHGHFSFFAYDPENSPFKRCLFIQLMRLVPKSLSSRGRVRNIASRILRLRLGYTGYFNIYNMPFKLLPSFDYTEKKDLYQKGGINSGSDTIMDYARDNQLDFFLSDWRASETDNLNALTQSLTDPKRNVQFAYLYMASMDAILHQYGSQARPVVEKIKWYEEQLRTLLSTAHEQYEEVRIHLFSDHGMTDIESTCDLMPYITNTGLVFGEDYAAVYDSTMARFWYLKPHAEKIIRKSLDSLDCGSFLDQETMNRYGINFPDKRYGDAFYLLNPGVLLVPSHMGERPLKGMHGYAIEHHASVASYASNVQVEPKPKRLDDLYTIMKEEIDRCLNQEQSQ; encoded by the coding sequence TTGAAAAAGAAATCAGTCAGCCTCTGTGTCTTTATCGATGCTTTCGGGTGGGATCTGATGAAAACACATCCTTTTTTGGATGATGTACTGGCCCATAAGCAACCACTGGACACCATCTTCGGATACAGTTCTACCTGTGACCCTACCATTCTCACAGGGTTGTTGCCACGAGATCATGGCCACTTTTCTTTTTTCGCCTACGACCCAGAGAACTCCCCATTCAAACGCTGCCTGTTTATACAGCTGATGCGTCTGGTCCCGAAATCCTTATCCAGCCGAGGCAGGGTACGCAACATAGCAAGCCGTATCCTTCGCCTTCGTCTCGGGTATACGGGCTATTTCAATATTTACAATATGCCGTTCAAGTTGCTCCCTTCCTTCGACTATACAGAGAAGAAGGACCTCTACCAAAAGGGAGGTATTAACAGCGGCAGCGATACCATCATGGATTATGCCAGGGACAACCAACTGGATTTTTTCCTCTCAGACTGGAGAGCAAGTGAGACAGACAACCTTAATGCACTCACCCAGTCGCTGACTGACCCAAAGAGGAATGTGCAATTCGCATACCTTTATATGGCTAGCATGGATGCAATCCTTCATCAATATGGGTCACAAGCAAGACCGGTTGTAGAAAAAATCAAATGGTATGAAGAGCAGCTGCGAACTTTGCTTTCCACTGCCCATGAACAGTATGAAGAGGTACGAATTCACCTCTTCTCGGACCATGGAATGACGGATATCGAGAGCACCTGTGATCTCATGCCGTATATTACAAATACAGGCTTGGTGTTTGGTGAGGACTATGCGGCCGTCTATGACTCAACAATGGCCCGCTTCTGGTACCTCAAACCCCATGCTGAGAAGATAATCAGGAAATCACTGGACTCGCTTGATTGTGGTTCTTTTCTTGATCAGGAGACAATGAACCGTTACGGCATCAATTTTCCTGACAAGCGCTATGGGGATGCTTTCTACCTGTTGAACCCTGGGGTTCTCTTGGTGCCAAGTCATATGGGAGAAAGGCCTTTGAAAGGGATGCACGGATATGCCATAGAGCACCATGCATCGGTAGCTTCCTATGCCTCAAACGTCCAAGTCGAGCCAAAACCAAAACGCTTGGATGATTTATATACCATCATGAAAGAGGAAATTGACCGATGTCTGAATCAAGAGCAATCCCAGTAA
- a CDS encoding STAS domain-containing protein, giving the protein MQTIQEPQALVLIPEITTLTAANAKEFKAALEGHLDETKTMVIDLTSVTFIDSTGLGVLLFALKRLNQKEGELKLCNVTKPVRVLFELVRLHQIMEVYNSREEALASFSS; this is encoded by the coding sequence ATGCAAACTATCCAGGAACCGCAAGCCTTAGTGCTGATACCGGAAATCACCACACTCACCGCAGCGAACGCGAAAGAGTTCAAAGCTGCTTTGGAAGGACATCTTGATGAGACGAAAACCATGGTTATTGATCTCACTTCGGTAACATTTATTGACAGCACAGGTTTGGGCGTCCTCCTCTTTGCACTTAAAAGACTCAATCAGAAAGAGGGTGAACTGAAGCTTTGCAACGTCACCAAGCCGGTACGGGTTTTGTTCGAACTTGTACGATTACATCAGATTATGGAAGTCTACAACTCACGTGAGGAAGCTCTGGCCTCATTCTCTTCCTAG